The stretch of DNA ACCGAAACACCGTCGCCTCTGATAGACTTACCACACTGGACACACTCGATTGCGAGGTCGGCGTGGTCGATTCCCGGATTCCACACTGAATGCGAAACTTTCCGAATCTCGTAGCGCTCGATACTCTCTTGATTGAGTGTCTCGGTGACTAGCTCTTCGAGTTCTCGGTCGTTCATGAACGCGTGGACCGTCACTTGTGGCTCGAAGGACTGCACCACGTATTCGACCGCGTCAATGCCAGTAAGAGAGGCCACTAGGGCGTCAGTCTCTCCGGGCTCGGTTCGTATCTCGATGAGTACCGCATCGCCGACCCGGAGCATCGACCGGTCGATATTGAGTGTAAACCCTTGGATGATACCGAGCTCTTCAAGTCTGCTGACGCGGTTCGACACTGTCGGTGCCGAGAGGCCAACTTTCTCGCCGATGTCCGTGTACGACTGCCGGGCATCGTCGAGGAGTAGTCGCAGTATCCGTACGTCCGTATCGTCTAGTTCAGCCATTGCCGGATATGCGTTTTTCAATCACTCCAATCTGTGACCGGCAGGAGCAAGCTTCTCTAGACTGGCTTATAAGCAGGACCACTGAGTAGGGAAACTGGGCCGCCTCAGAGCCACACCTTCGAAGTGCAAACTGACAAAAATTTCACACCCCACTATCTGTGTATGTCTCTCGCAGAGACGGCCGGGAAGATCGGCCACCTGGACGACGAAGCGCGTGAGTGTCTCGAAAACTGCTTCGAAGCCACAGAGGTCTGTGAGTGGTGTGCCGACGAGTGTGCGGGCGAGGGCGAAGAGATGGCACGGTGTCTCCGACTCTGTCGGGACGTCGCTGACATCGCGTCCACCCACGCTCGGTTCATGGCTCGTAACTCGAACTACGATACGCAACTCGCCCAGCTCAACGCGGGGCTGGCCGAGGAGTGCGCCGAGGAGTGTGGGCGCCACGACGCCGAGCACTGCCAAGTCTGTGCCGACGTTCTCCGGGAGTGTGCGGAGAGCTGTCGAAACATGGCGTCGGGGAGTTAGCACACTAGCGGCCGTGAGATGAATCAGAACCGTTCACAGAGCACCCATTTCTTTTGACACAGACCAATGGACGCATGGAAAACGCTGGCCACCGTCGTCGCCGCGCTCGTCGTCGTCATCGTCGCCGCACAGCCACTCTACGTCGTCGCGCTGACGCTGTTCGACTACGGCCAGACGCCCGACGGGACTTACGCGACGATGCAGACGAAAGACACCACTCGGTTTCCGGCGGACGACCTCGCACAATTGAGCGCGTATACTGCGCAGGCCGCGCGACCGCCTGGAGCGAACGCCTCGTACGACACTGTCGTTCGCGTCCCCGAGGGCGACTGGCAGACAGCGCTCGCAGCCTCTAGGTTACGAGCGGCTTCCGACGCCATCGTCCTGTATGGCGATGCGCCGGTCCCAAGCAATGGGAACGGTACCACGGCGCCGAATGCATCAACAGTCCAGCTGTCTGGGGGCAATCCGGCACAGACAGCCGCCCAAATCGCGACACGAGGGAACAATAGCGACGATGTGAGCTCGGGCAACGTCATTATCGTCGGCAACGAGTCGCCTCGGTGGGCGCTCCCAGCCGCTGCGTGGAGCGCTTACAGCGGCGATCCGATTCTCTACGCTGATGAGAACGGTGTTCCGAACGCCACGCAGCGGGCCATCGACGAACTGAACGCCTCACACGCGTACGTCCTCGCGCCGCCTGACCTCGTGAGTCAGAACGCGCTCGGTGAACTGAATGTCGAGTGGACTCGCGTCAGCGGGTCGACGCCACAGGACCACGCTGTCGAGATCGCGAAGTTCCGCGACGCGTCCCGGGACTTCGGCTGGGGAATCGACGAGCGTGACAAGGTCGGGTACTACAACACGATGCTGGTCAATCCGGACCAGCCCGGCCACGCCGTCGCCAGCACGAACCTCCAGTGGGGGAAGGCCGGTCCGATACTCCTGGCCCACGACGACGGGACGCTCCCGGCCGTCACGGAGAACTACCTATGGCGAATCCAGTCGGGCTGGTTCTCCACGCCTGCTGAGGGCCCGTTCAACCACGTCTTCGTCCTGGGGCCCATGGAAGAGGTCTCCTGGGTGTCCCAGGCCCGGAGTGACTACGCCGTCGAGATTACGCCCTACCGGCTTCAGGGTCCCGGCATGAGCCCGCTCGACGCGCTCTCGGCGTCTTGGGCGGCGTTCAGTTTGCTGGGGGCCTCGTTCGTCTACGCACATACGCGGCGTCGTATTCCCGAGACGAGCGACTGGACGAAGCTCGTGTGGCCGATGTTCACACTGCTGCTTGGCCCCATTGGCCTAGGATTCTATTGGCTTGCCTACCGTGGCCGTGAGGTGATCGAGCGCGATGGCCACCAGCGCGTCGTCAGACCGTACTGGCTCCGGGCCGCCTCGGCCACGGCAATGGGTGTCGCCTTCGCCGCGAGCACGATGATAGCGGTCGCGTTCGGCCTCACCTACTTCGGGATGCCGCTGGTGGTGTTCGAGAGCCCCGTGTTCATGCTCGGCAGTTCGATGGTGCTCATGATGGCCATCGTCTACGTCGTCGCCTTCCTCGTCTCGTGGCTCGTCTTCCACATCCCGATGTTCGAGGAGTCGCTCGACCTCGACCGACGCGCGGCGACCCGACACGCCCTGCTGGCCGTCGGGGTGAGCATGACGAGCGTCTCAGTTGGGATGATGACGATGATGTACTTCCTGATGATGCTCAATCTCCCGATGATGCCCGGCGACGACAACATCCTCTGGTTCGGCGTGATGGTGTTCTCGACGCTCATTGGCTTTCTCATCGCCTGGCCAGTCAACGGCCTGCTCGTCCGCAAGAACGTCAAACCCGGAGGTGCACTATGACCGATAAAAGCAGACGACAGCTCCTGCGAGACCTGGCAACGATTCCGGCCGCGGCCGGCCTCGGTGGCATCGCGATGGCCCAGAGCGACGACGACGGGCAGCAAACCGGCCCTGAGACAGCCGATTTCGACGAGTGGACGGCCACGACGATGACCACGCGGTTGGCCGGCGAGAACATCTATGAGACGGCAGCTGCCTATTGCCAGAGCGTCTATACGGCCATCAACGAACCGACCTACCCGGGGGCGCTCACCCTTGTCAACGACAGCGTGCTCGAAGCGGCGCTCCCGGGTGTCGGACTCATCCACCACCCCATCGACGGCGCCGTACTGCTGACACGGCAAGATGAACTGCCGCAAGCCACTCGCGACGAAATCGAGCGCGCGCATCCGGAGGGGGTCGGGATGGACGGCAACGTCCAGGTGTATCTCATCGGGAGCGAGCGCTACATCAGCGACGCGGTCAGGCAGGAAGTCGAAGCGATGGGGATGGACGTCCGTCGCATTCCCGGTACCAATCCAGTTCGCGTCGCCGCGAACCTCGACCAGTACGTCAGCTCGATGCACGGCAACCACGAGGACGAAGTGATTATCGGGAGCCTGGACGCCCCGGACCGCTCCATCCCAATCCAGTCCTGGAACGCCCATGGCGGCGACGGCTTCCTCTGGGTCGAAGCCGATTCGATTCCCGAGGAGACGGCCGAGCAGCTCGAAGCCCGCTACGACTATGCCTACATGTACCTCGTCGGCGACGAGTCGGCAATCAGCTCTGAGGTAGCCCGAAACCTCAGCGCGTACGGGCACGTCACACGGATTCCCGACGCCGGCGACCCCTATAGCGTGAGTGCCGCGTGGGCCGGGTTCAAAGACCTCGGCCGGAACCAGGGCTGGTGGTTCGGCGAGTGGTCCCGAAACATCGGATGGGGGCTGGCTGAGCCCGGACATAACTTCATCTTCTCGAACCCGAACGACTGGCAGACGGCCATCCCAGCCAGCGTCGAGAGCCACCGCGGCAAACACGGGCCGATGCTCGCCGTCAGGCAGGACGAACTCCCCACGCCCGTCGAGAACTACCTGCGGAAGTTCTTCGAGCCGACCGACGCGGCGCCGTACGACCGCAAGTACAACCACGGCTGGATCGCCGGGCCACCAGAGACGATTAGCCGGGACGTCCAGGCTCAGGTCCACGGCATTCTGGAGGGAGGTGGGCCGTCGTGAGACGAGTTGTCGCACGCTACGACGACCCAGCCGATGCGACGGAAGCAGAAGAAGACCTCCGTAAGGACGGCTACGATCCGGAACGCCCGGATATCGAGAATCCGTTCTTCGATCCTTCGGCTCGGCCACCGGAAGCACGTGGCCTGCTGTGGGGTGGTCTCGTCGGCGGCGTTCTCGGTGCGATACTCCTGTTAGCGATGGCCATGGATATGATTTGGTTCCCGCGTCTCAGTCCGATACTGTCAGCTGGGCGGCTTGCGCTCGTTACCTTCGGGTTCACCATCGGCAT from Haloarcula salinisoli encodes:
- a CDS encoding cell wall-binding repeat-containing protein translates to MTDKSRRQLLRDLATIPAAAGLGGIAMAQSDDDGQQTGPETADFDEWTATTMTTRLAGENIYETAAAYCQSVYTAINEPTYPGALTLVNDSVLEAALPGVGLIHHPIDGAVLLTRQDELPQATRDEIERAHPEGVGMDGNVQVYLIGSERYISDAVRQEVEAMGMDVRRIPGTNPVRVAANLDQYVSSMHGNHEDEVIIGSLDAPDRSIPIQSWNAHGGDGFLWVEADSIPEETAEQLEARYDYAYMYLVGDESAISSEVARNLSAYGHVTRIPDAGDPYSVSAAWAGFKDLGRNQGWWFGEWSRNIGWGLAEPGHNFIFSNPNDWQTAIPASVESHRGKHGPMLAVRQDELPTPVENYLRKFFEPTDAAPYDRKYNHGWIAGPPETISRDVQAQVHGILEGGGPS
- a CDS encoding winged helix-turn-helix transcriptional regulator produces the protein MAELDDTDVRILRLLLDDARQSYTDIGEKVGLSAPTVSNRVSRLEELGIIQGFTLNIDRSMLRVGDAVLIEIRTEPGETDALVASLTGIDAVEYVVQSFEPQVTVHAFMNDRELEELVTETLNQESIERYEIRKVSHSVWNPGIDHADLAIECVQCGKSIRGDGVSVTVEKRRYYLCCTSCESAFKEEYETLQTAANDG
- a CDS encoding DUF4396 domain-containing protein; amino-acid sequence: MDAWKTLATVVAALVVVIVAAQPLYVVALTLFDYGQTPDGTYATMQTKDTTRFPADDLAQLSAYTAQAARPPGANASYDTVVRVPEGDWQTALAASRLRAASDAIVLYGDAPVPSNGNGTTAPNASTVQLSGGNPAQTAAQIATRGNNSDDVSSGNVIIVGNESPRWALPAAAWSAYSGDPILYADENGVPNATQRAIDELNASHAYVLAPPDLVSQNALGELNVEWTRVSGSTPQDHAVEIAKFRDASRDFGWGIDERDKVGYYNTMLVNPDQPGHAVASTNLQWGKAGPILLAHDDGTLPAVTENYLWRIQSGWFSTPAEGPFNHVFVLGPMEEVSWVSQARSDYAVEITPYRLQGPGMSPLDALSASWAAFSLLGASFVYAHTRRRIPETSDWTKLVWPMFTLLLGPIGLGFYWLAYRGREVIERDGHQRVVRPYWLRAASATAMGVAFAASTMIAVAFGLTYFGMPLVVFESPVFMLGSSMVLMMAIVYVVAFLVSWLVFHIPMFEESLDLDRRAATRHALLAVGVSMTSVSVGMMTMMYFLMMLNLPMMPGDDNILWFGVMVFSTLIGFLIAWPVNGLLVRKNVKPGGAL
- a CDS encoding four-helix bundle copper-binding protein, producing MSLAETAGKIGHLDDEARECLENCFEATEVCEWCADECAGEGEEMARCLRLCRDVADIASTHARFMARNSNYDTQLAQLNAGLAEECAEECGRHDAEHCQVCADVLRECAESCRNMASGS